In the genome of Egibacteraceae bacterium, the window AGCACGGGGACCCGCTGCTGCGTCCCGATGCGGTGGAGGCGCTGCGCTCGGAGATCCTGCCCCTCGCCGAGGTGGTCACCCCCAACACCGGCGAGGTGACGGTGCTCACCGGCGTCGAGGTGCACGAGGTCGGCGACCTGCGGGCCGCCGCGGAAGCGGTCAAAGCCCTCGGGCCGACGTGGGTCCTCGTGAAGGGCGGCCATCTGAAGGACAACCCCGACGCCGTCGACCTGCTGTTCGACGGCGAGAACGCGACGTACATCACGGGACGCCGCATCGACACCGTCCACACCCACGGCACCGGCTGCACGCTGGCCGCGGCCATCGCCGCGTACCGGGCTCGTGGCCTCGACGTCGTCGAGGCCGTCTCCGCGGCCAAGAGGTTCCTCACGGAAGCGATCGCCGGTGGGTTCCCGCTCGGCGCGGGGATCGGCCCGGTCGATCACGCCTGGGGCCGCCGCTGAGCTCGGCGCCCCGCCGGCAGGTGCGGCGTCGGTCGCAGGGCGTGCGACCACGGTGCACCTCGGGGGGCGAAGGGGCGGCGCTCCAAGGCGCCGCGGGCTAGGAGGTGGTCGTGCGCTGCGGGGGCCGGGTGACCTTGCCGGCCTTGATGCAGGAGGTGCAGACGTGCGCCCGACGGGCCGTCTTGCCGTCCCAGATGCGGATGCGCTGCACGTTCGGCGCCCACCGCCGCTTGGAGCGACGGTGCGAGAAGCTCACCTGATAGTTGAACATGGGCTTCTTGTCGCAGATCTCACAGACGGCAGCCATGGCTTGAGCACCTTGGGGTCGAGCGGGATGGGGCAGTGCGACGCGAGCGCACCGACGGACACGGTAGCGCGCCCCGGCGCGCCGGGCCAGCGCGCCGGGCTGCCGCGTCCCTCGGCCTAGACTGCGCCACCAATGGACGCCCAGAGCTGGCTCGAGGCCGACGTGGCCGAGGTGGCGGGCGTGACGCGGGCGGCGGCCACCGTCCTCCGGGAGACGTTCGGCGTCACGAACGTCCGCGAGCTCCTCGAGCACTACCCCCACCAGGACAAGTACCGGGATGTCGGCGAGCAGGTCGCGTTGAAGGACGCCGCCGTCGGCCAGGCCGTCACGATCGTGGGAACGGTCCTTCGCTGGAACGTGTTCCGCGCGCGCAAAAGGCGCATGACCATCGTCAAGGCCACCGTGGCCGACGAGCACGGCGGGCGGGTGGAGGTGCCGTTCTTCAACCAGGAGTGGTGGCCGCGCCGCATCCCCGAGGGCAGGAGGGTGGCCGCCAGCGGCACGTTGGAGCGCTTCCGTGACACCCTGCGGCTGAAGAACCCCAAGCTCGTCGAGCTGTCGGACCAGGAGACCGGTCCCGTCGCGGACCGCGTCCAGGTGACCTACCCCGCCACCGAGGCGCTTCCGAGCCACCGCATCGCCAAGTTCGTGGCCGCGGCCCTCGACGTGCTCCCGCCGATCCCCGACCACCTGCCCGACGCGCTCCGCGCCGGATGGGGCCTTCTCGGCCTCGACGCGGCGGTGCGCACCATTCACCGCCCTCCCGACCTCGGGGCGGTCGAGCCGGCGCGCACCCGCCTCGTGTACGACGAGCTGCTGACCCTGCAGGTCGGGCTCCAGCGGCGCCGCCAACGCCTCGAGTCGCGCGCGCTCGGGCTCGTCAACGAACCGCGCACCGACGGCTTCGCGCAGGCGCTGCTCGACCGGCTGCCCTTCACGCCGACGGCCTCCCAGAGCCGGGCCTTCGCCGAGCTCGGCGCCGACCTCGCCCGACCGAAGCCGATGCACCGCCTGCTTCAGGGCGACGTCGGGTCGGGCAAGACGCTCGTCGGCGCGTGGGCGATGCTGACCGCGGTCGACAACGGGCGGCAGGCCGTGCTCATGGCCCCGACCGAGGTCCTCGCAGAGCAGCACCTGCGAACGTTCACCGCTCTCCTCGAGCCGCTGCGGCGAGGTTACGCAGGCAGCCGGGCGCCCGGGGGCGGAGACCGGCCGGGTGCGGACTTGTTTGGCGGCCCGCGCCTCGAGCTGCTCACGGGCGCGACGAGCGCGAAGCAGCTGCGCGGCCTGCTCGCCGAGCTCGCCGCCGGCACGATCGACCTGCTCATCGGTACGCACGCCCTGCTGGAGGAGCGGGTCACCTTCGCCGACCTCGGCGTGGTCATCGTCGACGAGCAGCACCGTTTCGGCGTCGAGCACCGCAAGCGCCTGCGGGACAAGCGCGGACACGCGGTGGACGCCAGCATCCCCGACGTGCTGGTCATGACCGCGACGCCGATCCCGCGGTCGC includes:
- the thiD gene encoding bifunctional hydroxymethylpyrimidine kinase/phosphomethylpyrimidine kinase, whose product is MTPPIALTIAGSDSGGGAGIQADLKTFSELAVFGASAVTALTAQNSLGVHGVHEVPPQFVRAQLDAVLGDIGADAAKTGMLANAEIVGVVAEGLRRHAVARLVVDPVCASQHGDPLLRPDAVEALRSEILPLAEVVTPNTGEVTVLTGVEVHEVGDLRAAAEAVKALGPTWVLVKGGHLKDNPDAVDLLFDGENATYITGRRIDTVHTHGTGCTLAAAIAAYRARGLDVVEAVSAAKRFLTEAIAGGFPLGAGIGPVDHAWGRR
- the recG gene encoding ATP-dependent DNA helicase RecG, coding for MDAQSWLEADVAEVAGVTRAAATVLRETFGVTNVRELLEHYPHQDKYRDVGEQVALKDAAVGQAVTIVGTVLRWNVFRARKRRMTIVKATVADEHGGRVEVPFFNQEWWPRRIPEGRRVAASGTLERFRDTLRLKNPKLVELSDQETGPVADRVQVTYPATEALPSHRIAKFVAAALDVLPPIPDHLPDALRAGWGLLGLDAAVRTIHRPPDLGAVEPARTRLVYDELLTLQVGLQRRRQRLESRALGLVNEPRTDGFAQALLDRLPFTPTASQSRAFAELGADLARPKPMHRLLQGDVGSGKTLVGAWAMLTAVDNGRQAVLMAPTEVLAEQHLRTFTALLEPLRRGYAGSRAPGGGDRPGADLFGGPRLELLTGATSAKQLRGLLAELAAGTIDLLIGTHALLEERVTFADLGVVIVDEQHRFGVEHRKRLRDKRGHAVDASIPDVLVMTATPIPRSLALTVYGDLDVTVLDELPPGRQPVHTEILPTGSPRRQRLYDYVRTRVVAGERAYVVCPLVEDSNLLRVEEPGGGDRSVASAETTHARLAADVFPDLTVGLVHGRLPAAARDETMEAFRDGRVQVLVATTVIEVGVDVPEATIMVIEDADRFGISQLHQLRGRVGRARARSYCVLFSSASEDNARLEAVAATTDGFRLAERDLELRGEGSLFATRQSGLPDLKLARLAQDIEWVARSREDARGLVEEDPDLRSFPPLRDEVARRYGEERLAELEAG
- the rpmB gene encoding 50S ribosomal protein L28, coding for MAAVCEICDKKPMFNYQVSFSHRRSKRRWAPNVQRIRIWDGKTARRAHVCTSCIKAGKVTRPPQRTTTS